The Toxoplasma gondii ME49 chromosome III, whole genome shotgun sequence genome includes a window with the following:
- a CDS encoding hypothetical protein (encoded by transcript TGME49_254160), whose amino-acid sequence MHIRRERIPASFPTDSSNSSAAPSTSQPVPPSSVPNASSTLLPYTEDKRTHSPAASLYVTHHQAPVATRSAAGSAPSSAATSSSFSLSPSSVPCRMLTSPLSDTNRSTAGLPLSPTVVQRSIAPHSHTAQSPRSSKVENMAPLPRRCVGSSSSHHGSPMLSSPPPPHSPSAVRRERQATSHSSSRSTVAAGDPVGGCSSREESAVAPLPFLPKKREPWSVVCPAPPLSSSAHSRAPLSGSATDQQVEDAIFHRSQENAPRKPTAKARDAAASPSSLPPVSSSSVSAFLLDERKLQDDAHQRRLRSPGRDASFCSLDSSSSSSPLEPSSRSSFASFFPSINATGSVTPLWPQTAASSSLPDCGGNRQVSRTSSDCPTQPAFHSEAPSPCSSTRALPRSSPFHVRREADSPPELHDGVDCEMRGRAEHSVQEPLPFFSSPPPSVIPQHSPRSTVIPASAWSRRSLPRGPSEPDADLGPLTCSWPRRRTEGEDETEPIGEEDASSRSRGIDEIERERRPFNCEIEHRTRARALQGQREDGERDTDWDSEMRQTERRSLRRQIRSQNSGAESISGVQNDQQIVREPLPCTAKEQLSGLSPAGDSSPSSSLTSHRVSVSNPLLKRPSVYFPEELQNCPSWGTTFSDLCRSPHYRVSSVALGRCVKPRRLRFRLPTPCRPSRATRATSTERPSTVQVSMKAACVSLQYQGNCRSPLPFSASSSPPSSPPSSQCPSETHSGFEEMIEDVDETEENSSSSRVAIECAAIGAASSSASTEEARRDACGKAKEKRRHKRGGGGRGAVSSPSLRTSAPRTFSAWPSAPPFHSRQSSSSLAASEFRDAPVRTKRGNLTVDRRRAQTCEEAFVLATERAFGVTWREAVEAVKKKAGMFRRLQTIFAEDETRFRVGMRLWAEEFLAAERNAGEERGRHRRRRGQGDAGQERADAGQRRRKTEDTDELRDPGKTRDGPCGNQARSQSMHASEETPRILTGKLLDDLVKAMAKDWKKLPIVLDIFREGAFFCGSPFLPPNTNDSITAFSSSSTSSSDRCGLRASALASPVCVSSSISSHLLLYLRVLSSFLLQLDHFYRDLGGFLPRLVRSSSASAASSACSPPLITELARLLHAILSSAPSLALPTAYAVSPSARLPSAPSFSSSRSSPGRSYLSTSAVCCVSPPYSGSTSSAPWMASPRFSRRLPAFFWQSSRIEHTEESTSVSYRTTVRSAKAEESLASLGDLVAQLLAFLGKEDPRRFLREVIPSALNADEEAFALVALRLVPLWGEGLRSLLQGAEKTKRKKAEHRRTDGGFDKRGPLETVLHQREERGELETDESEEKEGRNEEKERTTREDPVRNNSGVKKTYRHEEAMRHTHTGYETANLDEAWIETWTAATEYLLQFCCSEISVLSLAPAAAREASVDTGKSEEEISPGTAAFALSKSPLLLHLALLVNTLRHLGPFLVSPQTAGENAAAAETRDIETHAQPASSEKRRRKEKNTLVQTLNHLSNLLRHPRATVRQAASWHTATLLVSCWSSHSSRCGSSPLVSPPAAVGFSPLHSLLSVDTKDGDARDLGEKEAKAGGEPTEGTKVNEAARNARGPLALRREVQNAQREARGAANSGKEEGKIEKSCTCRAGIETAFSPLALLPLLWETKVVSWEGSAEQSEVSRHGVKERESEEEEVTERADRAYSGKWRSRLDLQTPKQNAWQPEPAHIFLHLLEEDRRVPRIDTPAVLAHALPALLALRPASLRPLHLDLLAAFLLHPRTDRGAAQQIVDVLAEVYIRNIRCSFASRFSAGTHATDPVCSSSPYAPLCDLDSSLRPLGSEAVGEQGNKKNDLGDTNGPIFPSTQHGILSVLFLAFCFSPSLRESCWLSTWLPSFLDQEETTLQAEMQRQRTRSQLSSAKQLERLQTPQQAYPPMEAGAFGGAAKFLLGRVEEEERRSREQRRLARSHGDGEEADQRRACDREGDQAAQLKKKEVLQNIRILCETHLGTLPQGREESRFPTLEANDEEAEEKQKEGPSAKLAAFQQPDRDLRPSVSFEGEHLGEARRRHSTEKDANMTTEVTSRRENKRQPAVRSAPPHPSSISSSSSPRVSPQSPASPCCVAAVPRESAFEVEAAGGRTSPVCLVPVREALADVEARRPLWDADGRGERGVGEKETSDMSLQERETAFCLRDACQRGEGDSKGNEESRENASPEEHERNTRKELTSFHLLEHSDRRPLSPDFLARLSSSFCEESRVTGRHESGREGRGRQAEEKREEETASPGDAAAEEECCLVLTSFRRTVAWVLASLQGGERPKRQPKDVISTSTLPRLLPLFQLSADSENREVLFASCRLLKQRQKCQMDDPRSGDATRSGVCGRGAGGQDALPLPPGPTEISQDELGLVISQLALLTGQRACSAPKAGLQCPSSSSSFSRRASGCCLGEERVLPLLQHHRSKTLLRFFLRLLGDSETLPHASTWGVRDSLLGDLKLLEKDLLQRRLSSLNAELQNAMVSARPPGSCRASSQPPGTNSQDTGATRPEESIGNCWRPGLHANLRRQRDDERLRQDLFHLSRRRLKRSQSSPCLEPVGRGLGEDQAEKQTDRSFFRSVRASEEAALEVMLAAGNEEPGGVSGEAPAAESGARFKRQGHVEEGEAQENEGMKQLRCESVADMDILENEHKALNRPAECDREFSPAPKSRMAGSQRTRHSVSTDSSKAHIALVSDNAQTGPASPSFSSRSPRQASSDYFSSMSLSCDIHASSYSPQPSSGGPAPTPSLSRPQSNSKIHGDSRECGQQTSSGMSTRANTMESKRNEEMPTTALLHSGLLKNEALRKRAAMLLREQEKRRKAHVRWQHRVKEVRLQQGAIEAFRRRKAEEAAAASQRALDEAIRGREADNARRRRRQNELNRCLRSSSFAAFPRATVSSLPSSSQRHPPELVKEKPERLDRSLPRPPFRSRSADNRGKGEEDGFGRQADGDAKRALVVGASRNEGETSGTSKVASCLPLSAPLSPPADSTFSSLLCGVLSPSCSASPHTPSSSSSRPADWAFSSSSSSASCTSSFSRVPPSMSCPLVSHPLIPAPGSKSDGEGEARRASQEDKAQTALACGTQAPIGLRQVSVTSPQKKACPSSNSSAFCIQERGSGSHNIKLCSCTFSAASSNDQGSRNNCWAASSPSDPAVVSSVCVHEGVPMEQKARGPCKSSNPPDQKESQGRRHEHEKLREHEQGKVKEEENETCGDCAGRETKDMSNARSGETRGSQISSQGSQRQSSGVPCSLEGLVDRLRRGRPREIKEKRERQKAREEAILHSHEIQKTFREHAAGLKLIFCQFRDPVTDSILEKNWCRFSSCFNLLPQREMLKIFRQVAGRRMSAGALQDALVHVAASANGLSLSVNPLSPLRLSCGAQHYRQSYILHAHYHSILYISQYFIYLWTYRHMLANPAVEKGTSVR is encoded by the exons ATGCATATTCGTCGAGAAAGGATCCCCGCCTCGTTTCCGACCGATTCCTCTAATTCTTCTGCCGCGCCTTCCACGTCGCAGCCAGTTCCTCCATCCTCGGTTCCCAACGCCTCCTCCACTCTTCTCCCATATACTGAGGATAAGCGCACCCACTCTCCCGCAGCGTCGTTGTACGTAACTCACCATCAGGCGCCAGTCGCGACCAGGTCTGCGGCTGGTTCTGCCCCGAGTTCTGCTGCtacgtcttcgtcttttagcttgtctccctcttctgtgCCCTGTCGCATGCTTACTTCCCCCTTGAGCGATACCAACAGATCTACGGCTGGGCTGCCCTTGTCCCCGACCGTCGTGCAGCGAAGCATCGCACCTCACTCACACACTGCGCAGTCGCCTCGTTCCTCTAAAGTGGAGAACATGGCGCCGTTGCCTCGGCGGTGTGTGgggtcgtcttcgtctcacCACGGGTCGCCTATGCTGtcctctcctccgcctcctcactCGCCGTCTGCGgtgcgcagagagagacaggcaacctctcactcttcttccagaTCCACTGTCGCGGCTGGCGACCCTGTGGGCGGCTGCTCTTCCCGGGAAGAATCCGCAGTGGCGCCTCTCCCGTTCCTACCGAAGAAGCGGGAGCCTTGGTCTGTCGTCTGCCCGGCTCCGCCTCTCAGTTCCTCAGCTCACTCGCGCGCGCCACTCTCTGGGTCAGCCACCGACCAGCAAGTGGAGGACGCGATTTTCCACAGGAGTCAAGAAAACGCGCCAAGGAAGCCAACGGCGAAAGCGCGTGACGCGGCGGCATCTCCTTCCTCActgcctcctgtctcttcttcttcagtttctgcgtttcttctggatGAGAGGAAACTGCAAGATGACGCACACCAGCGTCGCTTACGGTCTCCTGGAAGAGACGCGTCGTTCTGTTCACTCgactcttcgtcctcttcgtcgcctctagagccttcgtctcgctcctcttttgcctcgttttttccctCTATCAATGCCACCGGTTCAGTGACGCCTCTCTGGCCTCAGACCGCGGCTTCATCGTCTCTCCCAGACTGTGGAGGTAACCGACAAGTCTCTCGCACTTCTTCGGATTGTCCGACGCAACCTGCATTTCATTCCGAGGCCCCTTCGCCTTGTTCTTCAACTCGGGCGCTGCCTCGTTCCTCCCCTTTCCACGtccgcagagaagcagactcTCCGCCTGAGCTGCATGACGGTGTTGACTGCGAAATGCGAGGCAGAGCAGAGCATTCAGTCCAGGAGCCTTtgcctttcttttcgtcgcCACCTCCGTCTGTCATTCCACAGCATTCGCCACGCTCCACAGTCATCCCGGCTTCAGCCTGGTCCAGAAGATCGCTTCCTCGAGGGCCTAGCGAGCCTGACGCCGACTTAGGACCTCTCACATGCTCTTGGCCCaggaggagaacagaaggagaggatgAGACGGAACCGataggagaagaagatgcgagCTCAAGGAGCAGAGGCATAGACGAaatagagagagagcgaagacccTTCAACTGTGAAATAGAGCATAGAACAAGAGCCAGAGCGTTGCAAGGGCAAAGAGAGGACGGCGAACGTGATACAGACTGGGACTCTGAAATGCGCCAAACTGAACGCCGTTCATTGCGTAGACAAATCCGCTCACAAAACAGTGGAGCTGAAAGTATATCTGGTGTTCAAAATGACCAACAAATCGTGAGAGAACCACTTCCGTGTACCGCGAAAGAACAACTATCAGGCCTCTCACCAGCTGGAGACTCGAGTCCTAGCTCTTCATTAACATCACATCGTGTTTCAGTGTCAAACCCTCTCCTCAAACGTCCCTCGGTTTATTTCCCGGAGGAACTACAGAACTGTCCATCTTGGGGTACGACCTTTTCCGATCTCTGTCGTTCTCCCCACTATCGCGTTTCTTCGGTGGCACTTGGCCGTTGTGTCAAGCCTCGGCGACTgcgctttcgtcttcctaCACCTTGTCGGCCAAGTCGAGCTACTCGCGCAACCTCCACAGAGCGTCCCTCCACTGTTCAGGTCTCCATGAAGGCCGCTTGCGTGTCTTTACAGTACCAGGGAAATTGTCGGTCTCCGTTACctttttccgcttcttcgtcgcctccttcgtcgcctccttcgtctcagTGCCcttcagagacacacagcggTTTCGAGGAAATGATCGAAGATGTTgacgaaacggaagaaaacagttcttcttcccgcgTCGCCATCGAGTGCGCCGCGATTGGcgctgcttcgtcgtccGCCTCAacagaagaggcgaggcgagacgcatgcgggaaggcgaaggagaagagacgtcACAAAcgtggaggaggaggaagaggcgcagtgtcctctccatctctgaGAACTTCTGCTCCGCGTACGTTTTCAGCTTGGCCTTCTGCGCCCCCGTTTCACTCCCGGCAATCATCGTCTTCCCTCGCTGCGTCAGAGTTCCGCGACGCGCCAGTCCGTACGAAAAGAGGGAACTTGACCGTAGACCGACGAAGGGCGCAGACCTGCGAAGAGGCCTTCGTTCttgcgacagagagagcattCGGAGTCACCTGGAGGGAGGCTGTAGAGGCCgtaaagaagaaggcaggaatGTTCAGAAGGCTTCAAACTATTTTCGCCGAAGACGAAACGCGCTTTCGAGTCGGTATGCGTCTGTGGGCGGAAGAGTTCCTGGCTGCAGAGCGGAacgcaggcgaagaacgagggCGCCACAGACGTCGTCGCGGGCAAGGCGACGCAGGGcaagaaagagcagacgcagggcaaagaaggcgaaaaacggaAGACACCGACGAACTCCGAGACccaggaaaaacaagagatGGACCCTGTGGAAACCAGGCACGGAGCCAAAgtatgcatgcgtctgaAGAGACCCCCCGCATTCTCACGGGAAAGCTTCTCGACGACCTCGTTAAAGCGATGGCAAAGGACTGGAAAAAGCTCCCCATCGTCCTCGACATCTTCAGAGAAG GTGCCTTCTTTTGCGGGTCTCCCTTCCTCCCGCCTAACACGAACGACAGTATTACcgctttttcctcgtcctccacTTCGTCTTCAGATCGCTGCGGTTTGCGCGCTTCAGCCTTGGCATCCCctgtttgcgtttcttcgtctatttcttctcaccttcttctctacCTTCGTGTCCTTTCAAGTTTCCTTCTGCAACTCGACCATTTCTACAGAGACCTTGGgggctttcttcctcgtcttgttcgttcgtcctctgcctctgccgcctcgtCCGCCTGTTCACCTCCTCTTATTACTGAGCTTGCAAGACTTCTGCATGCGATTCTCTCTTCGGCGCCCAGCCTCGCTCTCCCGACAGCTTACGCCGTTTCGCCCTCTGCCCGACTGCCTTCCGCGCCTTCTTTCAGCTCTTCTCGGAGCTCTCCTGGCCGTTCGTATCTCTCGACGTCTGCGGTCtgctgtgtgtctccgccgTACTCTGGCTCAACTTCGTCTGCACCTTGGATGGCCTCTCCCCGATTCTCTCGAAGActtcctgccttcttctggcAATCCTCACGGATTGAGCACACTGAGGAATCCACGAGTGTTTCGTACAGAACAACAGTGCGGTcggcgaaggcagaggaaagccttgcttctctcggagACCTGGTGGCGCAACTGCTCGCCTTTCTCGGAAAAGAAGACCCCCGTCGCTTTCTCAGGGAAGTGATCCCTTCAGCTCtcaacgcagacgaagaagcgttCGCTCTCGTCGCCCTCAGACTTGTGCCTCTCTGGGGAGAAGGACTGAGGAGTCTCCTGCAGGGTGCAGAGAAGACtaagagaaagaaggcagagcacCGACGGACTGATGGGGGATTTGACAAGCGAGGGCCGCTGGAAACCGTGCTTCatcagagagaggagcgaggcgaactagaaacagacgaaagcgaagagaaagaggggagaaacgaggagaaagagagaacaaccAGAGAGGACCCAGTTCGAAATAATAGCGGGGTGAAGAAGACATACCGTCACGAAGAAGCAATGCGACACACTCACACAGGATACGAAACGGCAAACCTAGACGAAGCGTGGATTGAGACGTGGACTGCTGCGACCGAGTATTTGTTACAGTTCTGTTGCAGTGAG ATTTCTGTCCTATCTCTTGCACCTGCCGCTGCACGAGAGGCCTCCGTGGATAcagggaagagcgaagaagagatcTCTCCAGGGACAGCTGCCTTTGCTTTATCCAAAAgtccacttcttcttcatctggcTCTCCTCGTCAATACCCTCCGCCACTTAGGACCCTTCCTCGTGAGCCCACAAACTGCAGGTGAAAAcgctgctgcagcagagacgcgagacatCGAAACTCACGCTCAGCCTGCGTCCtcggaaaagaggagacgaaaggaaaagaatACTCTCGTCCAAACGCTCAATCACCTTTCGAATCTCCTCAGACACCC AAGGGCGACCGTTCGCCAGGCCGCATCGTGGCACACTGCGACGCTTCTGGTGTCTTGCTGGTCAAGCCATTCTTCGCGCTGCGGTTCGTCTCCCCTTGTGTCTCCGCCTGCCGCCGTCGgattctctcctcttcactctctgctGAGTGTCGACAcgaaagacggagacgcgcgggacctgggagaaaaggaggcgaaggctgGAGGGGAACCTACAGAGGGAACCAAAGTAAACGAGGCggcgaggaacgcgagagggCCTCTCGCCTTGCGTCGAGAGGTGCAGAACGCGCAACGCGAAGCAAGGGGAGCAGCCAACagcggaaaggaagaaggcaaaatCGAGAAATCTTGTACTTGTCGAGCAGGCATCGAAACAGCCTTCTCACCACTTGCGTTGCTGCCGCTGCTATGGGAGACAAAGGTCGTCAGCTGGGAGGGGTCGGCGGAGCAGTCGGAAGTGAGCAGACACGGAgtaaaggagagagagagtgaggaagaagaggtcaCTGAAAGAGCAGACCGAGCATACAGTGGAAAATGGAGGAGCCGGCTTGATCTCCAGACGCCGAAACAGAACGCCTGGCAGCCAGAGCCCGCGCACATTTTTCTCCACCTCTTAGAAGAAGATCGAAGAGTTCCACGCATTGACA CGCCCGCCGTcctggcgcatgcacttcCTGCACTGCTTGCCCTGAGGCCTGCATCACTCCGTCCTCTCCATCTCGACCTCCttgctgcttttcttctgcatccGAG GACCGACCGAGGAGCGGCTCAGCAGATCGTCGACGTCCTGGCAGAG GTCTACATCCGCAATATTCGCTGTTCTTTCGcatctcgcttctctgccggAACTCATGCTACTGACCCAgtttgctcttcttcgccataCGCGCCGTTGTGTGATCTGGACTCCAGTCTGCGGCCCCTGGGGAGTGAAGCTGTAGGAGAGCAagggaacaagaagaacGACCTGGGCGACACAAACGGCCCTATTTTTCCATCGACGCAGCACGGAATCCTTTCGGTTCTTTttttggctttctgcttttctccgtctctgagAGAGAGCTGCTGGCTGTCGACCTGGCTGCCGTCCTTCCTCGATCAAGAAGAAACCACCCTGCAAGCtgagatgcagagacaacgAACTCGGAGTCAGCTGTCGAGCGCGAAGCAGCTGGAGAGGCTACAGACGCCACAGCAAGCGTATCCTCCGATGGAGGCCGGAGCCTTCGGCGGTGCCGCCAAATTCTTGTTGGGAcgcgtcgaggaagaagagcgacgaagccGAGAACAGCGACGCCTGGCGAGGAGCcacggagacggcgaggaggcTGACCAGCGGCGCGCGTGTGACAGGGAAGGCGACCAAGCAGCACAgctgaaaaagaaggaagtcCTGCAGAACATAAGAATCCTCTGTGAGACGCATCTTGGCACGCTCCCACAGgggcgagaggaaagcag ATTCCCGACGCTGGAAGCGAACgatgaggaagcagaggaaaagcagaaggaaggccCGAGCGCGAAGCTGGCGGCGTTCCAGCAGCCGGACCGCGATCTGAGGCCGAGTGTGTCATTTGAAGGAGAACATcttggagaagcgaggaggagacactcgacagagaaggacgccAACATGACGACAGAGGTCACCTCTCgtagagagaacaagaggcaGCCTGCCGTACGTTCTGCCCCTCCACACCCTTcttcgatttcttcttcctcttcccctcgtgtgtctcctcagtCTCCTGCCTCGCCTTGCTGTGTTGCCGCGGTCCCTCGCGAGAGTGCGTTCGAAGTCGAAGCAGCAGGAGGTCGGACCTCGCCGGTCTGTTTAGTGCCTGTGAGGGAGGCATTAGCAGACGTGGAAGCCAGGCGGCCTCTATGGGATGCAGatggaagaggagagagaggcgtcggagagaaggagacaagtgACATGTCACTTcaagaaagggagactgCGTTCTGTTTACGAGACGCCTGCCAACgtggcgaaggagacagcaaaggcaacgaagaatcgagagaaaaTGCTTCACCGGAGGAACACGAGAGGAATACCCGCAAGGAGCTGACTTCGTTTCACCTCCTTGAACATTCAGACCGACGCCCACTCTCTCCGGATTTCTTGGCacgcctttcctcttctttctgcgaaGAATCCAGAGTGACGGGCAGACACGAAAGCGGACGAGaggggcgagggagacaagcagaagagaagcgggaggaggagacagcaagcCCAGGAGATGCCGCGGCGGAAGAGGAGTGCTGCCTTGTCCTCACGTCATTTCGTCGAACTGTAGCTTGGGTTCTGGCTAGTCTCCAG ggaggagagagaccgaagagGCAGCCGAAGGACGTAATTTCAACATCGAcgctgcctcgccttctgccgctCTTTCAACTCTCAGCAGATtcggagaacagagaggttTTGTTCGCGTCTTGTCGCCTGCTCaaacagcgacagaagtGCCAAATGGACGATCCAag AAGCGGCGACGCCACAAGAAGCGGCGTATGTGGCAGAGGCGCGGGTGGGCAAGACGCGCTTCCGCTTCCCCCCGGTCCGACTGAGATCTCTCAGGACGAACTGGGTCTTGTGATTTCTCAGCTGGCCTTGCTGACAGGACAGCGAG CGTGTTCTGCGCCGAAGGCTGGTTTACAgtgtccttcctcttcctcttcgttctcgcggAGGGCTTCTGGATGTTGCctgggagaagagagagtccTGCCTCTGCTCCAACACCATCGAAGCaagactcttcttcgtttcttcctccgtctACTGGGCGACAGCGAAA CGTTGCCGCACGCGTCGACTTGGGGCGTTCGAGACTCCCTGCTGGGAGACCTGAAGCTTCTTGAGAAGGATCTGCTTCAAcgtcgcctttcctcgctcAACGCAGAACTGCAGAACGCCATGGTTTCTGCCCGCCCTCCAG GAAGCTGCCGCGCTTCCTCTCAACCGCCAGGCACAAACAGCCAAGACACGGGAGCCACGCGACCCGAAGAATCCATCGGAAATTGCTG GCGCCCTGGGCTCCACGCGAATTtaaggagacaaagagacgatGAGAGACTAAGACAAGACCTCTTCCATCTTTCC agaaggcgactgaAGCGGTCGCAGTCTTCGCCTTGTCTGGAGCCTGTCGGACGCGGACTGGGCGAAGACCAggcggagaaacagacagacaggTCCTTCTTTCGAAGTGTGCGTGCATCAGAAGAGGCCGCCCTAGAGGTGATGCTGGCAGCAGGAAATGAGGAGCCTGGCGGAGTCTCAGGCGAGGCTCCTGCCGCCGAATCAGGGGCCAGATTCAAA CGACAGGGGCATgttgaagaaggcgaggcacaagagaacgaagggatGAAGCAGCTGAGGTGTGAGAGCGTGGCGGACATGGATATTCTTGAGAACGAGCACAAAGCACTAAATCGCCCCGCAGAATGTGATCGAGAATTCTCTCCGGCACCGAAGAGCAGGATGGCAGGCTCACAAAGAACGAGACATTCTGTTTCTACTGATTCGTCAAAGGCACACATCGCTTTGGTGTCTGACAACGCCCAGACTGGTCcagcttcgccttctttctcgtcgcgGTCTCCTCGCCAGGCTTCATCAGATTATTTCTCGTCTATGTCGTTATCTTGTGACATCCATGCGTCTTCCTATTCGCCGCAACCTTCCTCTGGAGGCCCAGCGCCTACCCCGTCTCTATCGCGTCCTCAGTCTAATTCAAAGATTCATGGAGACTCGCGGGAGTGTGGCCAACAAACGTCAAGTGGTATGAGCACGCGGGCGAATACGATGGAAAGCaagagaaatgaagaaatGCCGACCACGGCGTTGCTTCATTCCGGCTTATTGAAGAACGAAGCTTTGAGAAAGCGTGCAGCCATGCTCCTG agagagcaggaaaaaCGGCGAAAGGCGCATGTGCGTTGGCAACACCGAGTGAAGGAAGTGCGACTCCAGCAAGGCGCCATCGAGGCGTTCCGgcggagaaaggcagaggaggcagcTGCG GCGTCTCAGAGGGCACTTGACGAGGCAATACGCggacgagaagcagacaatGCCCGTcgccgacggagacagaacgaactGAATCGATGCCTTCGCTCGTCCTCCTTTGCTGCATTTCCTCGCGCGacagtctcttctttgcccaGCTCTTCCCAACGACACCCACCGGAACTGGTCAAGGAGAAGCCTGAAAGATTAGACCGCTCTCTCCCGCGGCCGCCATTTCGTTCCCGATCGGCAGATAACCgagggaaaggcgaggaggacGGGTTCGGTCGCCAGGCTGATGGGGACGCGAAGCGAGCGCTCGTGGTGGGGGCAAGTCGAAATGAAGGAGAGACATCCGGCACAAGCAAAGTCGCCTCGTGCCTGCCCTTGAGCGCACCTTTGTCACCACCCGCCGATTCAActttttcgtcgcttctgtgtGGCGTTTTGTCTCCCTCATGCAGTGCCAGCCCCCACACTCCTtccagctcttcttctcgtcccgCTGACTGggctttttcctcttcctcgtcttccgcaTCATgcacttcttctttctctcgtgttcCACCTTCTATGTCCtgccctctcgtctctcatCCGCTCATTCCAGCTCCAGGATCAAAATCggatggagaaggagaagcaaggagaGCTAGCCAAGAAGACAAAGCGCAG ACGGCCTTAGCCTGCGGGACTCAAGCTCCTATTGGCCTGCGCCAGGTCTCGGTGACATCTCCTCAGAAGAAGGCTTGCCCTTCCTCCAATTCTTCGGCATTCTGTATTCAAGAGCGAGGTAGTGGCAGCCATAATATCAAGCTCTGTTCGTGCACGTTTTCTGCGGCTTCCTCGAATGACCAAGGTAGTCGAAACAACTGCTGGGCCGCATCCTCCCCTTCGGATCCAGCTGTCGTTTCCTCCGTGTGTGTTCATGAGGGAGTGCCTATGGAACAAAAAGCAAGAGGGCCGTGCAAATCGAGCAACCCCCCAGACCAAAAGGAATCACAAGGAAGGAGGCACGAACATGAAAAGCTCCGAGAACACGAACAGGGCaaagtgaaggaagaagaaaacgagacgtGTGGAGACTGTgcgggaagagagacgaaagataTGTCAAATGCAAGAAGTGGGGAAACGAGGGGTTCACAAATTTCCTCGCAGGGGAGTCAGCGGCAGTCCTCCGGTGTGCCGTGCTCTCTCGAAGGCCTGGTGGACCGCCTTCGCCGGGGACGACCAAGAGAGATcaaggaaaagcgagagagacagaaagcaagagaggaagcgattCTGCATTCGCACGAAATCCAAAAGACTTTTCGCGAGCACGCAGCAGGTCTGAAGTTGATATTTTGTCAATTCCGAGATCCAGTTACAGACTCGATTCTGGAAAAGAACTggtgtcgcttctcttcctgctttaATCTTCTACCCCAGCGGGAAATGCTGAAGATATTTAGACAGG